The following coding sequences lie in one Punica granatum isolate Tunisia-2019 unplaced genomic scaffold, ASM765513v2 Contig00357_ERROPOS270092, whole genome shotgun sequence genomic window:
- the LOC116190187 gene encoding uncharacterized protein LOC116190187 isoform X3, with the protein MFIQEKTIEANGVRPSRAEAYILSHTHGNGNIVNEKAAKLVGQIRSYIGSAGNYETSKDSISQKNDAYSQIKELEKKGRVRCLGKIISSKRSSGLTFESARNNEEVQELRNRISELEGARTTLLPVIQRNFPNEKVTTVQNVVKRLIIGEASDKGSGANKFLAHGHPDSN; encoded by the exons ATGTTCATTCAGGAGAAG aCTATCGAGGCTAATGGGGTTCGGCCTTCGCGAGCTGAAGCCTATATACTAAGTCATACTCATGGAAATGGAaatattgtgaatgaaaaagCAGCAAAACTCGTG GGTCAAATAAGGAGTTACATAGGCAGTGCAGGGAATTATGAGACTTCAAAAGATAGTATTTCTCAGAAAAATGATGCTTACTCCCAGATCAAAGAACTTGAGAAGAAAGGAAGAGTTCGATGCTTGGGCAAGATTATTTCGTCTAAGAGATCAAGTGGTTTAACCTTCGAGTCGGCTAGAAACAATGAAGAAGTTCAGGAATTGAGGAATAGGATAAGTGAATTGGAAGGAGCACGTACAACTCTGTTGCCAGTAATCCAAAGGAACTTTCCTAATGAAAAGGTGACAACCGTTCAAAACGTGGTGAAGCGATTGATTATCGGAGAG GCTTCAGATAAAGGTAGTGGTGCAAACAAATTTTTAGCTCATGGCCATCCCGATTCAAATTAG
- the LOC116190187 gene encoding uncharacterized protein LOC116190187 isoform X2, with translation MINIGRWIHIGTTIPLITNNIIFSFFFSEQGINSTNKGNWANYDEPHCLRTKSYSMFIQEKTIEANGVRPSRAEAYILSHTHGNGNIVNEKAAKLVGQIRSYIGSAGNYETSKDSISQKNDAYSQIKELEKKGRVRCLGKIISSKRSSGLTFESARNNEEVQELRNRISELEGARTTLLPVIQRNFPNEKASDKGSGANKFLAHGHPDSN, from the exons ATGATCAACATAGGGAGATGGATTCATATTGGTACTACTATTCCTCTAATtactaataatattattttctcctttttcttctccGAACAGGGAATCAACTCTACTAATAAGGGAAATTGGGCAAATTATGATGAGCCCCATTGTCTTCGAACAAAATCGTATTCAATGTTCATTCAGGAGAAG aCTATCGAGGCTAATGGGGTTCGGCCTTCGCGAGCTGAAGCCTATATACTAAGTCATACTCATGGAAATGGAaatattgtgaatgaaaaagCAGCAAAACTCGTG GGTCAAATAAGGAGTTACATAGGCAGTGCAGGGAATTATGAGACTTCAAAAGATAGTATTTCTCAGAAAAATGATGCTTACTCCCAGATCAAAGAACTTGAGAAGAAAGGAAGAGTTCGATGCTTGGGCAAGATTATTTCGTCTAAGAGATCAAGTGGTTTAACCTTCGAGTCGGCTAGAAACAATGAAGAAGTTCAGGAATTGAGGAATAGGATAAGTGAATTGGAAGGAGCACGTACAACTCTGTTGCCAGTAATCCAAAGGAACTTTCCTAATGAAAAG GCTTCAGATAAAGGTAGTGGTGCAAACAAATTTTTAGCTCATGGCCATCCCGATTCAAATTAG
- the LOC116190187 gene encoding uncharacterized protein LOC116190187 isoform X1 has product MINIGRWIHIGTTIPLITNNIIFSFFFSEQGINSTNKGNWANYDEPHCLRTKSYSMFIQEKTIEANGVRPSRAEAYILSHTHGNGNIVNEKAAKLVGQIRSYIGSAGNYETSKDSISQKNDAYSQIKELEKKGRVRCLGKIISSKRSSGLTFESARNNEEVQELRNRISELEGARTTLLPVIQRNFPNEKVTTVQNVVKRLIIGEASDKGSGANKFLAHGHPDSN; this is encoded by the exons ATGATCAACATAGGGAGATGGATTCATATTGGTACTACTATTCCTCTAATtactaataatattattttctcctttttcttctccGAACAGGGAATCAACTCTACTAATAAGGGAAATTGGGCAAATTATGATGAGCCCCATTGTCTTCGAACAAAATCGTATTCAATGTTCATTCAGGAGAAG aCTATCGAGGCTAATGGGGTTCGGCCTTCGCGAGCTGAAGCCTATATACTAAGTCATACTCATGGAAATGGAaatattgtgaatgaaaaagCAGCAAAACTCGTG GGTCAAATAAGGAGTTACATAGGCAGTGCAGGGAATTATGAGACTTCAAAAGATAGTATTTCTCAGAAAAATGATGCTTACTCCCAGATCAAAGAACTTGAGAAGAAAGGAAGAGTTCGATGCTTGGGCAAGATTATTTCGTCTAAGAGATCAAGTGGTTTAACCTTCGAGTCGGCTAGAAACAATGAAGAAGTTCAGGAATTGAGGAATAGGATAAGTGAATTGGAAGGAGCACGTACAACTCTGTTGCCAGTAATCCAAAGGAACTTTCCTAATGAAAAGGTGACAACCGTTCAAAACGTGGTGAAGCGATTGATTATCGGAGAG GCTTCAGATAAAGGTAGTGGTGCAAACAAATTTTTAGCTCATGGCCATCCCGATTCAAATTAG
- the LOC116190188 gene encoding basic proline-rich protein-like encodes MRPPGPGPGPGPGPGPGPGPFPGFFGGIFDGLCASVSSCLYVLCCCWLINDCFGGPGGPPPPGPGPPPPPGPGPPPPPPFWFPPAPGPPPPPPPGPPGPVFGPPPPPGPGFGPPGPFGPPGPGGPPGGPPGPGGPGPRPW; translated from the exons atGAGGCCTCCTGGTCCCGGTCCCGGTCCCGGCCCCGGCCCCGGCCCCGGCCCCGGCCCGTTTCCTGGTTTCTTTGGCGGGATCTTTGACGGCCTTTGTGCCAGCGTGTCATCCTG CTTGTATGTCCTGTGCTGTTGCTGGCTGATAAATGACTGCTTTGGGGGGCCAGGCGGGCCGCCTCCTCCAGGTCCGGGCCCACCACCTCCTCCTGGTCCAGGCccaccacctcctcctccattCTGGTTTCCACCTGCCCCGGGGCCTCCTCCGCCTCCTCCACCCGGCCCCCCAGGCCCAGTTTTCGGCCCTCCCCCACCTCCTGGCCCCGGTTTCGGCCCTCCCGGACCATTTGGTCCTCCTGGGCCTGGTGGGCCTCCAGGTGGTCCCCCTGGGCCTGGGGGCCCAGGCCCACGGCCTTGGTAA